Proteins encoded together in one Peribacillus asahii window:
- the ytzI gene encoding YtzI protein, with protein MTIILIVSILIILIVIFLSVLTVNKGYAYKHTIDPAPESDEYPDDSK; from the coding sequence TTGACAATTATCCTTATTGTTTCTATTCTCATCATTCTAATCGTCATTTTTCTATCGGTGCTTACAGTCAATAAAGGCTATGCATACAAACATACTATTGATCCAGCACCGGAATCAGATGAATATCCAGATGATTCAAAATAA
- a CDS encoding S-ribosylhomocysteine lyase, protein MPSVESFELDHNAVKAPYVRHCGVHKVGTDGVVNKFDIRFCQPNKQAMKPDAIHTLEHLLAFNIRKHSEGYDHFDIIDISPMGCQTGYYLVVSGEPTVSEIIDVLEETMKDAVQITEIPAANEKQCGQAKLHDLEGAKKLMNFWLTQSKEDLHKVFG, encoded by the coding sequence ATGCCTTCAGTTGAAAGCTTTGAATTAGATCATAACGCCGTAAAAGCGCCATATGTTAGACATTGTGGAGTGCACAAAGTTGGAACAGACGGTGTTGTTAATAAATTTGATATTCGTTTCTGCCAACCAAATAAACAAGCGATGAAGCCAGATGCCATTCATACATTAGAGCATTTGCTTGCTTTTAATATTCGTAAACATTCAGAAGGATATGATCATTTCGATATTATCGATATTTCACCTATGGGCTGTCAAACAGGCTATTATTTAGTTGTAAGCGGTGAGCCAACTGTATCTGAAATTATTGATGTATTAGAAGAAACAATGAAAGATGCCGTTCAAATTACAGAAATTCCAGCGGCTAATGAGAAGCAATGCGGTCAAGCAAAATTGCATGATTTAGAAGGTGCTAAGAAATTAATGAATTTCTGGCTAACTCAAAGTAAAGAAGACCTTCATAAAGTATTTGGTTAA
- the yidD gene encoding membrane protein insertion efficiency factor YidD, whose amino-acid sequence MQTLLTKLIRFYQIALSPLKPPSCRFYPTCSHYGLEAIKVHGAFKGSLLTIIRILKCHPFHPGGFDPVPEKQEKKKQL is encoded by the coding sequence ATGCAAACACTTTTAACAAAACTCATTCGATTTTACCAAATTGCCCTTTCACCATTAAAACCACCATCTTGTCGTTTCTATCCAACTTGCTCTCATTATGGTCTAGAAGCAATTAAAGTACATGGAGCATTCAAAGGAAGCTTGCTCACTATTATTCGCATTCTAAAATGTCATCCATTTCATCCAGGCGGGTTTGACCCAGTTCCAGAGAAACAAGAAAAGAAGAAACAACTATAA
- a CDS encoding metal ABC transporter solute-binding protein, Zn/Mn family: protein MKKQLTTIIFLLSALFLSGCGNAEENKTETANDNIIDIYTTVYPLQYLAEEIGGKYVHVETVYPPGTDEHTYEPSQKDIVNMTNAELFFYIGHNLEGFVTKAQPILSDEGVKTVAIGEKVNLDDEAHTDNEQEHSHNDGHDHGGIDPHLWLNPLYTAQMAEAIKTELTKQMPEQADYFEAEYKQLDEQLKELDTQLADTIKNGKTNEIIVSHAAYGYWEERYGLKQISVTGLTTSTEPSQKELENIVRTAQEHNLKYVVFEQNISSKLTEIIQKELGAEALQLHNLAILTDADLQANADYMSLMNKNIKTLQKALN, encoded by the coding sequence GTGAAAAAGCAATTGACCACTATTATATTTTTATTAAGCGCCCTTTTCCTATCTGGTTGTGGTAACGCCGAAGAAAATAAAACAGAAACAGCAAACGACAATATAATCGACATTTATACAACCGTTTATCCGTTGCAATATTTAGCTGAAGAAATCGGGGGAAAGTATGTTCATGTTGAAACTGTTTATCCTCCAGGAACAGATGAGCATACATATGAGCCTTCTCAAAAAGATATTGTGAACATGACAAACGCAGAACTCTTTTTTTATATCGGTCATAATTTAGAAGGCTTTGTAACAAAAGCTCAGCCCATTCTTTCTGACGAAGGTGTAAAAACTGTAGCAATTGGTGAAAAAGTAAATCTAGACGATGAAGCACATACTGATAATGAACAGGAACATAGTCATAATGATGGCCATGATCACGGAGGAATTGACCCGCATCTTTGGCTAAATCCTTTATATACAGCCCAAATGGCAGAAGCAATTAAAACGGAATTAACGAAGCAAATGCCGGAGCAAGCAGATTATTTTGAAGCAGAATACAAACAATTAGACGAGCAGCTGAAGGAACTTGATACCCAATTAGCAGATACAATTAAAAATGGAAAAACAAATGAAATCATCGTTTCTCATGCAGCCTATGGATATTGGGAAGAACGTTATGGATTAAAACAAATTAGTGTCACAGGCTTAACCACTTCTACTGAACCTTCACAGAAAGAATTAGAAAATATCGTGAGAACAGCACAGGAACATAACTTGAAATACGTTGTATTCGAACAAAATATTAGCTCTAAATTAACCGAAATTATTCAAAAGGAACTCGGAGCTGAGGCGTTACAGCTTCATAATTTGGCCATCTTAACGGATGCCGATCTTCAAGCAAATGCTGATTATATGAGCTTGATGAATAAAAATATAAAAACGTTACAAAAAGCTTTAAATTAA
- a CDS encoding DUF1540 domain-containing protein translates to MAQDVLCEVNNCKFWGSGNKCQADAIYVVSNKGKQASNSEETDCKTFAPEL, encoded by the coding sequence ATGGCTCAAGATGTTCTTTGTGAAGTAAACAACTGTAAGTTTTGGGGATCGGGCAATAAATGCCAAGCGGATGCTATTTATGTTGTTAGTAATAAAGGGAAACAAGCTTCTAACAGTGAAGAAACAGATTGTAAAACATTTGCACCAGAACTTTAA
- a CDS encoding DUF1540 domain-containing protein — MAQDVKCSVDSCSFWKHGNRCSADAISVMNYTEERARTSHETGCRTFKPNHGL, encoded by the coding sequence ATGGCTCAAGATGTTAAATGTTCTGTTGATAGTTGTTCATTTTGGAAACACGGCAACCGTTGTTCCGCTGATGCCATTAGCGTAATGAATTATACCGAAGAACGTGCACGCACTAGTCATGAAACGGGCTGCCGCACTTTCAAACCCAATCATGGGCTATAA
- a CDS encoding DctP family TRAP transporter solute-binding subunit, which yields MRAFWGYFALISLGLILAIFIAFQSLFSKEDVKKDYEQVGMKDQIIIKFSHVVAENTPKGLAAVHFAKLVDEYTNHRVKVEVFPNQSLYGDQEEIKALLENKVQMIAPSTSTLTDLSPKWLLLDLPYIFPNRDALEETLYGEVGEELLHDLERHHIKGMALWTNHFKQITSNKPIHTTADFEGKTFRIMPSKVLKEQFEHFGASTLMLRFNETFANLEQNKTDSQENTISNIYSKKLYRLQNYLTISNHGFLGYGVLMNQQFWDELPPDIQVQIQQAMQETTEWLWTKSDEMNRQLLLEIERSSSISMYKLSPAEKKQWMNEMTVIYPRFEPIIGTELMDKMKVIREKHIK from the coding sequence TTGCGAGCGTTTTGGGGTTATTTTGCATTAATATCGTTAGGTTTAATCCTCGCAATTTTTATTGCTTTTCAGTCCTTGTTTTCAAAAGAGGATGTTAAGAAGGATTATGAGCAAGTTGGCATGAAAGACCAGATCATCATTAAATTTAGTCATGTTGTAGCAGAAAACACGCCGAAAGGTTTAGCGGCTGTTCATTTCGCTAAGCTCGTCGATGAATATACAAACCATCGTGTCAAAGTAGAAGTTTTTCCGAATCAGTCTTTATATGGCGATCAGGAAGAAATTAAGGCACTACTCGAGAATAAAGTTCAAATGATTGCTCCGTCTACCTCAACGCTTACAGATCTTTCACCGAAGTGGTTATTGCTGGACCTTCCATATATTTTTCCAAATAGGGATGCCCTTGAAGAAACGCTATATGGAGAAGTGGGAGAGGAGCTTCTTCACGATTTGGAACGGCACCATATAAAAGGAATGGCGTTGTGGACGAATCATTTTAAGCAAATAACAAGTAATAAACCTATTCACACGACAGCAGATTTCGAAGGAAAAACGTTTCGGATTATGCCAAGTAAGGTGTTGAAGGAACAATTTGAGCATTTTGGTGCGTCAACTTTGATGTTACGATTTAATGAGACATTTGCAAACCTAGAACAAAATAAAACGGATAGTCAAGAGAATACAATTTCTAATATTTATTCGAAAAAATTATACAGGCTTCAAAATTATTTAACGATAAGCAATCATGGTTTTCTTGGATATGGTGTATTAATGAATCAACAATTTTGGGATGAACTACCGCCAGATATTCAAGTTCAAATCCAACAAGCTATGCAAGAAACCACAGAATGGCTTTGGACAAAATCAGATGAAATGAATCGTCAGTTATTGCTTGAAATCGAAAGAAGTTCATCCATTTCCATGTATAAACTTTCACCAGCTGAGAAAAAACAATGGATGAACGAAATGACCGTTATTTATCCAAGGTTTGAGCCGATTATTGGGACGGAATTAATGGATAAAATGAAGGTAATTCGAGAAAAACATATAAAGTAA
- a CDS encoding ATP-binding protein, with translation MDKSFHMPIQVKITLLSFGIVAFSILIGGIVILGNLWSSEEDELGKRSMLTAHTIAELSSVRELVLQPEGWKELNPLIENLRIIHDADYIIVLNVNHVRYSHPVYSQLGTLSKSSDENAAFAEHEYLSKAKGEMGTAIRAFVPILDEENKQIGVVLVGNILPTLPEIMGYFKDDIILILLLTLIFGVCGSWLMAKHIKQETFELEPHEISHMLIERTAAFNAMHEGVIAIDNHEIITIFNERAKQMLHITGDVIGKNIQDVIHDTRLPEVLTLNEPVYNQEISVQKKNIVSNRVRITLGDKTIGAVAIFQDRTEVTKLAEELTSVKAFVEALRAQNHEHMNKLHTIAGLIQLGNLDEALNYVFQITEERSELTRFLTKRIHDDNLVGLLLSKVSIGKELGIELLFDPNLKLERFPHDMDHHDFVLMLGNLIENSYAALKNSNEEKKQVYLSIQQDEEYCHIVLEDNGCGIPSSIQPSIYDYGFTTKGAEGSGIGLYLIAQIVKKSHGDISFTSTPNEGTSFFLSFPMNYTKEDSYE, from the coding sequence ATGGACAAGTCCTTTCATATGCCCATACAAGTAAAAATTACATTGCTATCGTTTGGAATTGTTGCATTTTCCATTTTAATTGGAGGCATTGTTATATTAGGTAATCTTTGGTCTTCTGAGGAAGATGAATTAGGTAAGCGCTCGATGCTTACAGCGCACACGATTGCTGAACTATCAAGCGTTCGAGAGCTTGTGTTGCAACCAGAAGGGTGGAAAGAATTAAACCCGCTCATTGAAAACTTACGCATTATTCATGATGCCGATTATATTATTGTCTTAAATGTCAATCACGTTCGTTACTCTCATCCTGTATATAGCCAGCTTGGCACTTTGTCCAAAAGCTCAGATGAGAACGCTGCCTTTGCCGAGCATGAATATTTATCTAAAGCAAAAGGAGAAATGGGCACAGCTATTCGCGCTTTTGTTCCTATTTTAGATGAGGAAAATAAACAAATTGGCGTCGTACTCGTAGGAAATATTTTACCTACCTTACCAGAAATCATGGGCTATTTCAAAGATGATATCATACTCATCCTGCTTCTTACATTAATCTTTGGTGTATGTGGCTCCTGGCTAATGGCTAAGCATATTAAACAAGAAACATTTGAACTTGAACCACATGAAATATCACATATGCTCATTGAACGAACAGCTGCCTTTAACGCGATGCACGAGGGGGTTATCGCAATTGATAATCATGAAATCATTACGATTTTTAATGAACGGGCGAAACAAATGCTTCATATTACAGGGGATGTCATCGGTAAAAACATTCAAGATGTTATCCATGATACTCGCTTACCCGAGGTATTAACATTAAATGAACCAGTTTATAATCAAGAAATCTCCGTTCAGAAAAAAAATATCGTCAGCAACCGGGTTCGAATTACGCTTGGTGATAAAACAATTGGCGCAGTTGCCATTTTCCAAGACCGAACAGAGGTAACAAAGCTAGCGGAAGAATTAACGAGTGTTAAAGCTTTTGTAGAGGCACTAAGAGCGCAAAATCATGAGCATATGAACAAATTACATACGATTGCTGGTTTAATTCAACTTGGGAATTTAGATGAAGCCTTAAACTATGTGTTCCAAATTACTGAAGAGCGAAGTGAATTAACACGGTTCTTAACTAAGCGTATTCATGATGATAATTTAGTCGGCCTCCTCTTAAGTAAAGTCTCAATTGGAAAAGAGTTAGGTATCGAATTACTATTCGACCCAAATCTAAAGCTTGAGCGTTTTCCTCATGATATGGATCATCATGATTTCGTATTAATGCTTGGAAACTTAATTGAAAATTCGTACGCAGCGTTAAAGAATTCAAATGAAGAGAAAAAACAAGTCTACTTGTCCATCCAACAAGATGAGGAATATTGTCATATTGTGTTAGAAGATAATGGCTGTGGCATACCGAGCTCCATTCAGCCAAGTATTTATGATTATGGCTTTACAACAAAGGGGGCAGAAGGTTCAGGCATTGGACTCTATTTAATCGCACAAATTGTGAAAAAGTCCCATGGAGATATTAGCTTTACATCGACTCCTAATGAAGGAACGAGCTTTTTCCTTTCATTTCCGATGAATTACACCAAGGAGGATTCGTATGAATAA
- a CDS encoding response regulator: MNKETIHVLLIEDDPMVQQVNKQFIERVNHFQVIDIASNGLEGLEKIRHLQPDLVILDIFMPSLNGIDTLYEIRKEQIDIDVIIISAANDQKTVRKMMQNGAFDYLIKPFTFERLQHTLRQYYSFRTEVQPDHSISQSQLDRVIFSNEVSTTPKTPIKLFNKDELPKGLNVATLQQVMNFMSEQHTPQSAEEVADGVGIARVTARRYLDYLNEQGLLHLDAQYGNIGRPINKYSTIEF; encoded by the coding sequence ATGAATAAAGAGACGATTCACGTACTATTAATTGAAGATGATCCAATGGTTCAGCAAGTCAATAAACAATTTATTGAACGCGTAAACCACTTTCAAGTCATCGATATAGCCTCAAACGGTCTGGAGGGGCTGGAGAAAATTAGACACCTTCAACCCGATTTAGTCATTCTAGATATCTTCATGCCTTCCTTAAATGGCATCGATACACTGTATGAAATTCGAAAAGAACAAATCGACATCGATGTCATTATTATATCCGCAGCGAATGATCAAAAAACCGTTCGGAAAATGATGCAAAATGGTGCATTTGACTATTTAATTAAACCTTTTACATTTGAGCGGTTACAGCACACGCTCCGACAATATTATTCGTTTCGTACTGAAGTTCAACCAGATCATAGTATCTCACAATCTCAATTAGATCGAGTTATTTTTTCAAATGAAGTCTCTACAACACCTAAGACTCCGATAAAGCTATTTAACAAAGACGAGCTTCCAAAAGGCTTGAATGTCGCGACATTGCAACAAGTGATGAATTTTATGAGTGAACAGCATACTCCTCAATCAGCTGAAGAAGTTGCCGATGGTGTTGGGATTGCTCGAGTAACAGCTCGACGTTACTTAGATTACTTAAATGAACAAGGACTACTACACCTCGACGCCCAATACGGTAATATTGGTCGCCCAATCAATAAATATAGTACGATTGAATTCTAA
- the menC gene encoding o-succinylbenzoate synthase, with translation MKKPVSITLRIIEAPLKSPFQTHLETVTKREVIVVEVRDADGLVGYGEAVPFSSPWYTEETIQTVFHLLEDFLVPLTFQQQWKHPSELPYVWSGIRRNRMAKSALEQAVWDLYAKQQDVYIGKLFGGERTEVEAGVVIATSSVDEALRQIEEFKQDGYQRYKVKISPRNDISLLSAIRASYPTLPLMGDANSAYSLDDVRHLQRLDQFTLQMIEQPLGHDDIVEHSFLQKQLKTPICLDESICSFHDAKSALQLGSGKILNIKMARVGGWTEAVNIHHLCVEASIPVWCGGMIEFGISRAHNIALASLSGFTIPGDLSSSSKYWEEDIIEPEVQVINGKITVPKSAGIGFTVRQAYVESITTYKRLYPDHSHG, from the coding sequence ATGAAGAAGCCAGTTTCGATTACATTGAGAATCATTGAAGCACCTCTGAAAAGTCCTTTTCAAACTCATTTAGAGACGGTCACCAAACGAGAGGTGATTGTTGTTGAAGTGCGCGATGCGGATGGACTAGTTGGGTATGGCGAGGCTGTACCGTTTTCAAGTCCTTGGTATACCGAAGAAACCATTCAAACGGTTTTTCATCTATTAGAAGATTTCTTGGTTCCTCTTACGTTTCAACAACAGTGGAAACATCCATCAGAGCTGCCGTACGTTTGGAGTGGCATTAGAAGAAATAGAATGGCAAAATCGGCGCTTGAACAAGCCGTATGGGATTTATATGCGAAGCAACAGGATGTTTATATTGGCAAATTGTTTGGAGGAGAGAGAACAGAGGTAGAAGCGGGAGTAGTCATTGCAACAAGTAGTGTAGACGAAGCGCTGCGGCAAATTGAAGAGTTTAAACAGGATGGATATCAGCGTTATAAAGTAAAAATTTCTCCCCGCAATGATATTTCGCTTTTATCTGCCATTCGTGCTTCCTATCCTACTCTTCCATTAATGGGAGACGCTAATTCCGCTTACTCACTTGATGATGTCCGGCATTTACAGAGATTGGATCAATTTACGCTGCAAATGATTGAACAGCCGTTGGGACATGATGATATTGTAGAACATTCATTTTTGCAAAAGCAGTTGAAAACGCCAATTTGTTTGGATGAAAGCATTTGTTCATTTCATGATGCAAAAAGTGCTCTGCAGCTAGGGAGCGGAAAGATTTTAAATATTAAGATGGCACGTGTCGGTGGGTGGACAGAAGCGGTTAACATTCATCATTTATGTGTAGAAGCAAGTATTCCCGTTTGGTGTGGAGGAATGATTGAATTTGGCATATCTCGAGCACACAATATTGCTTTAGCTTCGCTGAGTGGTTTTACGATTCCGGGGGATTTGTCCTCTTCATCAAAATATTGGGAGGAAGATATTATTGAACCTGAAGTACAGGTTATCAATGGAAAAATTACAGTACCGAAATCGGCAGGAATTGGCTTTACGGTTCGCCAAGCATATGTCGAATCAATTACTACTTATAAGCGACTATATCCTGACCACTCCCATGGCTAA
- a CDS encoding o-succinylbenzoate--CoA ligase, translated as MEEQLPNWLKKRADITPTRPAIEFEGITYSFKELNHMVEEMAGKLAAKGAQQGNTCAILVRNHLDSVVMIHALFYIGVRIVMLNHKLTANELAWQIQDSQASILFSERHFADTLKEIEQEASTVTVCVKEELIEAVSPQTMTDFYLEDTATIMYTSGTTGKPKGVMQTFGNHWWSAVGSALNLGLHEQDSWYCAVPIFHISGLSILMRSVIYGMKVVLVEKFDEEEANRHICKNGVTIISVVTAMLNRMLLNLGDRNYPSSFRCMLLGGGPAPLPLLEHCKEKDIPVFQTYGMTETASQIVTLTPEYSMEKIGSAGKAVFPSQIRIEVDGKQAKPNEAGEIVVFGPNVTKGYFNRVDATEQAIKAGWLYTGDIGYLDDEGFLYVLDRRSDLIISGGENVYPAEIESVLSAHPAVFEAGVTGVTNEKWGQVPLAFVVLTEEVTEQQLLAHCREHLAAYKMPREIVFCDHLPRNGANKLLRRKLKKEDGRG; from the coding sequence ATGGAAGAGCAACTACCGAATTGGTTGAAAAAAAGAGCAGATATTACGCCTACTAGACCTGCTATTGAATTTGAAGGTATTACGTATAGCTTTAAAGAGTTAAATCATATGGTAGAAGAAATGGCAGGAAAGCTTGCTGCTAAAGGTGCACAACAAGGTAACACTTGTGCGATACTGGTGCGTAATCACTTGGATAGTGTTGTGATGATTCACGCTCTTTTTTATATAGGTGTACGAATTGTCATGCTGAATCATAAATTAACAGCAAATGAGCTTGCTTGGCAAATACAAGATAGCCAAGCTAGTATTCTTTTTTCAGAGAGACATTTTGCAGACACTTTAAAGGAGATTGAACAGGAAGCTTCTACAGTCACTGTGTGTGTAAAAGAAGAATTGATAGAGGCCGTTTCTCCTCAGACTATGACAGATTTTTATTTAGAAGATACAGCGACAATTATGTATACATCAGGCACAACGGGAAAACCGAAAGGCGTGATGCAAACATTCGGCAATCATTGGTGGAGTGCTGTTGGTTCAGCATTAAATCTTGGCTTACATGAGCAAGACAGCTGGTATTGTGCAGTGCCGATTTTTCATATTAGCGGTTTGTCCATTTTAATGCGCAGTGTAATCTATGGGATGAAAGTTGTGTTAGTGGAGAAGTTTGATGAAGAAGAAGCGAATCGGCATATTTGCAAAAACGGTGTAACGATTATTTCGGTCGTAACAGCTATGTTAAATCGTATGCTCCTTAATTTAGGTGACAGAAATTATCCATCTTCATTCCGTTGCATGCTGCTTGGGGGCGGTCCTGCTCCTTTACCTTTACTAGAGCACTGTAAAGAAAAAGATATCCCTGTGTTTCAAACATACGGGATGACGGAGACGGCTTCGCAAATTGTCACACTTACTCCAGAGTATAGCATGGAGAAAATCGGCTCAGCAGGGAAGGCTGTATTTCCGTCGCAAATACGTATTGAAGTCGATGGCAAGCAAGCAAAACCGAATGAAGCAGGGGAGATTGTCGTCTTTGGTCCAAATGTGACGAAAGGCTATTTCAATAGAGTAGATGCAACAGAGCAAGCCATTAAAGCAGGATGGCTGTATACAGGGGATATTGGCTATTTAGATGATGAGGGCTTCCTATATGTGCTTGATCGCCGTTCTGACTTAATCATTTCGGGGGGAGAAAATGTATATCCAGCTGAGATTGAATCCGTATTAAGTGCACATCCTGCTGTTTTTGAAGCGGGTGTTACCGGTGTGACCAATGAGAAGTGGGGACAAGTACCCCTTGCATTTGTTGTGCTTACAGAAGAAGTAACAGAGCAACAGTTGCTTGCGCATTGTCGCGAACACCTGGCTGCTTATAAAATGCCGCGTGAAATCGTCTTTTGTGATCACTTACCTCGAAATGGAGCAAATAAGCTGCTGCGCCGCAAATTAAAGAAAGAGGATGGGAGAGGATGA
- the menB gene encoding 1,4-dihydroxy-2-naphthoyl-CoA synthase codes for MTVQWETIREYDEILFTKYNGIAKVSINRPHVHNAFTPKTVAEMIDAFARARDDSSIGVIILTGEGGKAFCSGGDQKVRGHGGYVGDDEIPRLNVLDLQRLIRTIPKPVVAMVAGYAIGGGHVLHVVCDLTIAADNAVFGQTGPKVGSFDAGYGSGYLARIIGHKKAREIWYLCRQYNAQQALDMGLVNTVVPLEQLEAETIQWCEEMLEKSPTALRFLKAAMNADTDGLAGLQQMAGDATLLYYTTDEAKEGRDAFKEKRTPDFGQFPRFP; via the coding sequence ATGACAGTTCAATGGGAAACAATTCGTGAGTATGATGAAATTTTATTCACAAAATACAATGGTATTGCGAAGGTTTCAATTAACCGACCTCATGTACATAATGCGTTTACACCGAAAACGGTAGCAGAAATGATTGACGCATTTGCAAGAGCGCGTGATGATTCTAGCATCGGTGTGATTATCTTAACGGGTGAAGGCGGCAAAGCATTCTGTTCAGGTGGAGATCAAAAAGTACGCGGACATGGTGGATATGTAGGCGATGATGAAATTCCACGTTTAAACGTATTAGATCTTCAACGCTTAATTCGTACGATTCCAAAGCCAGTTGTAGCCATGGTTGCAGGATATGCAATTGGCGGCGGCCACGTTCTGCATGTCGTATGTGATTTAACAATTGCGGCTGATAATGCGGTATTCGGACAAACTGGACCAAAAGTAGGCAGCTTCGATGCTGGTTACGGTTCTGGTTACTTAGCGCGCATCATAGGACATAAGAAAGCGCGTGAAATTTGGTACTTATGCCGTCAGTACAATGCACAGCAAGCATTAGATATGGGATTAGTCAATACAGTGGTTCCTTTAGAACAATTAGAAGCAGAAACAATTCAATGGTGTGAAGAAATGCTTGAGAAGAGCCCAACGGCATTACGCTTCTTAAAAGCAGCGATGAATGCGGATACAGATGGTCTTGCTGGTCTTCAACAAATGGCTGGTGATGCTACACTTCTTTACTATACAACGGACGAAGCAAAAGAAGGACGCGACGCTTTCAAAGAAAAACGTACTCCAGATTTCGGACAATTCCCTCGTTTCCCTTGA
- the menH gene encoding 2-succinyl-6-hydroxy-2,4-cyclohexadiene-1-carboxylate synthase, whose protein sequence is MKVVCRDVTYHVEVAGQGEPLLLLHGFTGNADTWSFLVPMLRESYQLIMVDIIGHGQTDSPKEVRAYEMEQVAADLVSILEKLEVSTAHVLGYSMGGRLALSLAMLYPHYVRSLLLESASPGLETEGERLERRKQDQQLAERIVADGMEAFVETWENIALFQSQKRLPNEQKLAIRKQRLANSPLGLANSLLGMGTGSQPSWWNELEKLDMPVLLITGELDSKFCKIANRMQNRLKHGEWTIINDVGHAIHVEDGEKFGKIIREFLLKH, encoded by the coding sequence ATGAAGGTTGTTTGTCGAGATGTAACATATCATGTTGAAGTAGCGGGCCAAGGAGAGCCTCTGCTTTTGTTACATGGCTTTACGGGCAATGCGGATACATGGTCCTTTCTTGTTCCAATGTTGAGAGAAAGCTATCAGCTTATTATGGTGGATATTATTGGTCATGGTCAAACGGACTCTCCAAAAGAAGTACGAGCATATGAAATGGAACAGGTGGCTGCTGATTTAGTTTCTATTTTAGAGAAGTTAGAAGTTTCGACTGCCCATGTGCTTGGCTATTCAATGGGGGGGCGACTAGCGTTAAGCTTGGCGATGTTGTATCCACACTATGTACGCAGCTTGCTATTAGAAAGTGCTTCACCTGGTTTAGAGACCGAGGGGGAGCGCTTGGAGCGGCGCAAGCAGGACCAACAGTTAGCTGAACGCATTGTAGCAGATGGGATGGAAGCATTTGTTGAAACTTGGGAAAACATTGCGTTGTTTCAAAGTCAAAAGCGTTTACCAAATGAGCAAAAATTAGCGATTCGCAAGCAGCGTCTAGCCAATTCTCCCCTCGGTTTAGCGAATAGCTTACTTGGGATGGGAACAGGCAGTCAGCCATCATGGTGGAACGAGCTTGAAAAACTAGATATGCCTGTACTTTTAATAACGGGAGAGTTAGATTCGAAGTTTTGTAAAATAGCGAATCGAATGCAAAATCGGCTAAAACATGGAGAATGGACAATAATAAATGATGTTGGGCATGCGATTCATGTGGAAGATGGAGAAAAGTTTGGTAAAATAATAAGGGAGTTTTTACTGAAACATTAA